The following are encoded together in the Bacillus cereus group sp. RP43 genome:
- the cspB gene encoding cold shock-like protein CspB, whose protein sequence is MQGKVKWFNNEKGFGFIEMEGSEDVFVHFSAIQGDGYKALEEGQEVSFDITEGNRGPQAANVAKL, encoded by the coding sequence ATGCAAGGAAAAGTAAAATGGTTTAACAATGAAAAAGGTTTTGGATTTATCGAAATGGAAGGCTCTGAAGATGTATTCGTACATTTCTCTGCTATTCAAGGCGACGGCTACAAAGCTTTAGAGGAAGGCCAAGAAGTATCTTTCGACATTACTGAAGGAAACCGTGGACCTCAAGCTGCTAACGTAGCAAAACTTTAA
- a CDS encoding aldose 1-epimerase family protein translates to MTATIQNEKVIVSISDKGAELQSVRLKEDNTEYLWQGDSTYWGRRAPILFPIVGRLVENTYYVDGKPYSLTQHGFARDLSFSVKEQSETKITYIVTSNEETLQKYPYAFELLVSYEVDEQNIHVTYEVNNPSSKEMFFSIGAHPGFNCPLLEGESFADYHLSFNGAERLETSILEGPFLSNEKQLIAENMKELPLTYDLFKNDALIFEHMNTNEISIRSHKHNKFVKVAFDGFPFVGVWTPGDNAPFLCIEPWYGIADEINPAKDFKEKKGIRSLQANETFTCRYSITIG, encoded by the coding sequence ATGACAGCAACAATTCAAAATGAAAAAGTAATCGTTTCCATCTCTGACAAAGGTGCAGAATTACAAAGCGTTCGCTTAAAAGAAGACAACACAGAATATTTATGGCAAGGTGATTCTACTTATTGGGGACGTCGTGCACCAATCTTGTTTCCAATCGTCGGTCGATTAGTAGAAAATACATACTACGTAGACGGTAAACCTTATTCATTAACACAGCATGGTTTTGCCCGTGATCTTTCGTTCTCTGTTAAAGAACAAAGTGAAACAAAAATCACTTATATCGTTACTAGTAATGAAGAGACGTTACAAAAATATCCATATGCATTTGAATTACTCGTTTCTTATGAAGTAGACGAACAAAATATACATGTTACATATGAAGTAAACAATCCTTCTTCAAAAGAGATGTTCTTTTCAATCGGAGCACACCCTGGATTCAACTGTCCTTTATTAGAAGGTGAATCATTTGCAGATTATCATCTATCATTTAACGGGGCTGAACGTTTAGAAACTAGCATATTAGAAGGTCCTTTTCTTTCAAATGAAAAACAACTAATCGCTGAAAATATGAAAGAATTGCCACTTACATATGATTTGTTCAAAAATGACGCGCTTATTTTTGAACATATGAATACGAATGAAATTTCTATTCGTTCACATAAACATAATAAATTTGTAAAAGTAGCATTTGACGGATTCCCATTTGTCGGCGTATGGACACCAGGGGATAACGCACCTTTCTTATGTATTGAACCTTGGTACGGAATCGCTGATGAAATAAATCCAGCAAAAGATTTCAAGGAAAAAAAAGGAATTCGATCTTTACAAGCGAATGAAACATTTACATGTCGTTATAGCATTACAATTGGATAA
- a CDS encoding QueT transporter family protein: MNIRTLVGNGILAALYIAVSMLIQPFGFTNIQFRISEMFNHLVVFNKKAIYGIVLGVFLTNLFFSPMIAYDLVFGVGQSILALLATIISMRFIKGVWARMIFNTVIFTITMFMIAIELHLAFDLPFMLTWLTCAVGEFVVMAIGMPVMYWINKRVQFERFM, encoded by the coding sequence ATGAATATAAGAACATTAGTCGGTAATGGTATTTTAGCGGCATTATATATTGCTGTTTCTATGCTTATTCAGCCATTTGGCTTTACGAATATACAGTTTCGTATTTCAGAGATGTTTAATCATCTCGTTGTCTTCAATAAGAAAGCAATTTACGGGATTGTACTAGGTGTATTTTTAACGAATCTCTTTTTCTCACCTATGATCGCTTATGATTTAGTATTTGGAGTAGGGCAATCAATTCTTGCACTACTTGCAACTATTATTTCTATGCGCTTTATTAAAGGTGTTTGGGCTCGTATGATTTTTAATACAGTTATCTTTACAATTACAATGTTTATGATAGCAATTGAACTTCATCTTGCATTTGATTTACCATTTATGTTGACTTGGTTAACATGTGCAGTCGGTGAATTTGTTGTAATGGCGATTGGTATGCCTGTAATGTACTGGATTAATAAGCGAGTACAATTTGAAAGATTTATGTAA
- a CDS encoding zinc-finger domain-containing protein encodes MNKKQLITEVNDLLETYCEGCFLQEHNRKNHSKYYAHSFCIRQCTVGEKLKKYGEQLS; translated from the coding sequence GTGAATAAAAAGCAACTCATTACAGAGGTAAATGACTTATTAGAGACGTATTGCGAAGGGTGTTTCCTGCAGGAACATAATCGGAAAAATCATAGTAAATACTATGCCCATTCTTTTTGTATACGGCAATGTACGGTTGGAGAGAAATTGAAAAAGTATGGGGAGCAATTGTCATGA
- a CDS encoding ribonuclease H family protein encodes MKYKIHWLYKTKRGLQTELTTDYMNIEEVLQFAEDFEKTGRVKELLFFDEMDAEWSLKEMKKLSKQVEEDPQEIQVYFDGGYDVQTKEAGVGICVYYKKGNTNYRIRRNAYIEGIYDNNEAEYAALLYGMNTLEELGIKYEPVTLRGDSQVVLQQLAGEWPCYDEHLNHYLDQIEQKAKQMKLKLVCEPISRKQNKEAHQLATQALEGTVIDSHKEITE; translated from the coding sequence ATGAAATATAAAATACATTGGTTGTATAAAACGAAGCGTGGTTTACAAACTGAATTAACAACAGATTATATGAACATAGAAGAAGTGCTTCAATTTGCGGAGGATTTTGAGAAAACAGGTAGGGTGAAAGAACTTTTATTTTTCGATGAAATGGACGCGGAATGGTCATTAAAAGAAATGAAAAAACTGAGTAAGCAAGTGGAGGAAGATCCTCAAGAAATTCAAGTTTATTTTGATGGTGGTTATGATGTACAGACGAAAGAAGCTGGGGTTGGTATATGTGTATACTATAAAAAAGGAAATACAAATTACCGAATTCGTCGCAATGCATACATAGAAGGCATATATGATAATAACGAAGCGGAGTATGCAGCATTATTATACGGGATGAATACACTCGAGGAATTAGGAATTAAATATGAACCGGTTACACTTCGGGGGGATTCTCAAGTTGTACTGCAGCAATTAGCTGGTGAATGGCCTTGCTATGATGAACATTTAAATCATTACTTAGATCAAATTGAACAAAAAGCGAAGCAAATGAAATTAAAGCTTGTTTGTGAACCGATATCTAGAAAACAAAATAAAGAGGCGCATCAATTAGCAACGCAAGCATTAGAGGGGACGGTAATTGACAGTCATAAAGAAATAACCGAATAG
- a CDS encoding reverse transcriptase-like protein gives MIEVYIDGASKGNPGPSGAGVFIKGVQPPVQLSLPLGTMSNHEAEYHALLAALKYCTEHNYSIVSFRTDSQLVERAVEKEYAKNKMFAPLLEEALQYIKSFDLFFIKWIPSSQNKVADELARKAILQN, from the coding sequence TTGATTGAAGTATATATCGATGGTGCATCAAAAGGAAATCCTGGACCTTCTGGTGCCGGGGTTTTTATTAAAGGGGTACAGCCACCTGTACAATTGTCATTACCACTTGGGACAATGTCCAACCATGAAGCTGAATACCACGCTTTACTAGCAGCATTAAAATATTGCACGGAGCATAATTATAGCATTGTATCTTTTCGTACAGATTCCCAACTTGTTGAGCGGGCTGTTGAAAAAGAATACGCAAAAAATAAAATGTTTGCACCACTTCTAGAAGAAGCACTGCAGTACATAAAAAGTTTCGATCTCTTTTTTATTAAGTGGATTCCAAGTAGTCAAAATAAAGTAGCGGATGAATTAGCTAGAAAAGCTATCTTACAAAATTAA
- a CDS encoding DMT family transporter, producing the protein MKKEWIAPLALLFVSFIWGATFVVVQNAMSFVGPFTFNGIRFLFAGIILLFVQMIFSQKTSKQNIKQSSLAGLIVGFFLCVGYVLQTFGLLYTTSSKAGFLTGLSIVMVPILSFIFLKQKATIFIVMGIAVATAGLYLLTAGDSFQLNIGDILVLGCAVAFAAHILVNGFFSKKISPLLLSTSQVLAVGIFSSICAFLFEDWEKLFSVSLWTNQSFLFALFLTSLFATSIAFFIQTSAQKHTSPTRVAIIFAMEPVFAALTGVLVANEQLSISAIIGCLCIFLGMVFVELPSKTKKEARAA; encoded by the coding sequence GTGAAAAAAGAGTGGATTGCTCCTCTCGCTTTATTGTTTGTCTCTTTTATTTGGGGAGCTACGTTTGTTGTTGTTCAAAATGCTATGTCTTTTGTCGGGCCATTTACGTTTAATGGCATTCGTTTTTTATTCGCCGGAATTATTTTATTATTCGTTCAAATGATTTTCTCACAAAAAACTTCAAAACAGAATATAAAACAGAGTAGTCTCGCTGGATTGATTGTTGGATTCTTTTTATGTGTTGGCTATGTATTACAAACATTCGGTTTACTTTATACAACCTCTTCAAAAGCTGGTTTCTTAACAGGACTTAGTATCGTTATGGTACCCATTTTGTCTTTTATCTTTTTAAAACAAAAAGCTACCATTTTTATCGTAATGGGCATTGCTGTGGCAACAGCAGGTTTATACTTATTAACGGCTGGTGATTCTTTTCAATTAAACATTGGAGATATACTCGTTCTCGGTTGCGCTGTCGCTTTCGCTGCCCATATTCTTGTTAACGGTTTCTTTTCTAAGAAAATATCACCTTTATTACTAAGCACCTCTCAAGTATTAGCTGTCGGTATATTTTCTTCTATTTGCGCTTTTTTGTTTGAAGATTGGGAAAAATTATTTTCAGTGTCACTATGGACGAATCAGTCCTTTTTATTCGCTCTCTTTCTAACTTCCCTGTTTGCGACATCAATTGCTTTTTTCATTCAAACATCTGCACAAAAACACACTTCTCCAACAAGAGTAGCAATTATTTTCGCAATGGAGCCCGTTTTTGCTGCATTAACAGGCGTTCTAGTTGCAAACGAACAACTTTCTATT
- a CDS encoding DUF2564 family protein, with protein sequence MGSHVNDFEEVKFRVETAQKMVGSATISMDPDTLEHATTAVEAARSQLEIMKSVATDLDEPFLMNEEKKLSKCEHQLHEAKH encoded by the coding sequence ATGGGGTCACATGTAAATGATTTTGAAGAAGTAAAATTCCGTGTAGAAACTGCACAAAAAATGGTAGGTTCTGCAACAATTTCAATGGATCCAGATACATTAGAGCATGCCACTACTGCAGTAGAAGCGGCTCGTTCTCAGCTAGAAATCATGAAATCCGTTGCGACGGATTTAGATGAGCCATTTCTAATGAATGAAGAAAAAAAATTAAGCAAATGCGAGCATCAATTACACGAAGCGAAGCATTAA